A stretch of Desulfurivibrio alkaliphilus AHT 2 DNA encodes these proteins:
- the fdhF gene encoding formate dehydrogenase subunit alpha, translated as MIERPNVMSNITLKLNGMEVVAESGLTVLEVARRAGVTIPTLCHVADHTADQPCGICAVEIAEPERFKLQTLAGSELFPACVTVAQEGMEIQSESKAVTGHRQSRLAVLSQTHFGDCKAPCNLTCPGQINVQGYIAHIAKGEYEEALRVIMERNPLPFSVGRVCPRFCETRCRRILVDESLSINHLKRFVADWCRAHEIELNIPKEPPTGKRVAVIGGGPAGLTTAYYLTRKGHEVTVFEAAPRLGGALRYGFPEYKIPKDVLDYELDSILKMGMSIRLNQRWGKDFTLQDLRDQGFDATFIGIGATVDQPLDIPCEGFEHVYTALQFLRLVNEGKKLDLGRRAAVIGGNNIAMEVARSLLRLGVEEVTVVYPRAQIEMPAHQRNIQEAEQEGVQFLLMASPLDLCSPPDADARLKLNLIRMKLGEADSRGRREVIPIPEATTTLSVDTVVGSLDQFAVAGSMPGGELEASLEVNAKGMIVSSPRNFQTNIDGVFAGGDAISGVKSVIQAVVGGRRAAANIHAQIMGVEKEAADSRFNFTRGRGFDDVSSKNFEGLETRLREKMPQRPHEVCRQDFDEVKLGFTDKMARREADRCLSCGCTAFDRCRLKELDIDYNVNLSKTGMGTVPVYPIDTSHRAIDIDPNKCIYCQRCINSCEYDALELSATSLDEEGRPEGLVLRFKDNCVSCGKCVDNCSTGALNKKQRLVPIQNEPVQEVKTTCPYCGTGCQLILKVKGQTVMEATADPETAPNYGDLCVKGRFGHNFIHHPDRLKRPLVRRRPGGPLEPASWDEALDLVAVNFARIRAEKGADSLAGLSSARCTVEENYAFQKFFRAVIGTNNVDHCARYUHSPTVAGLAATLGSGAMSNDIAGIEDNEALLVIGSNTSEAHPVIALRMMRAVKKGAKLLVADPRAIELTKSARVWLRQRPGTDAALLNAMCHVIIRDDLHDKQFIAERTENFEQLRQAVANCTPQWGEKITGIPAADIEEAARIFARAERAGIFYCMGITQHTSGTDNVRALANLALLTGNLGKPGAGLNPLRGQNNVQGSCDAGCVPSLLPGYRSVADLDARRHFEEIWGTPVPDAPGMTATETMPAILEGRVSGMWIMGENPVISDPNSGHVEEALKKLDFLVVQDIFMTATAELADVVLPAACFAEKDGTFTNTERRVQRVRRAVAPPGRAMDDLSIINMVSARMIGTKSETAGRPDREFTLPNGGRYKVFAPEPQEVFAEMSRSWPHLAGVSHQRLDNEGGLQWPCPDPEHPGTPYLFEGAFPIGKAKFSAVGWSGPRECADADYPLLLTTGRLLYQYHTGTMTRRSRELEESAPAPFVELHPADAQTLGLVDGETVKAVSRRGEITLPVLVTERVEQGVVFIPFHYQEAAANLLTNDALDPVCKIPEAKVCAIRIEKIDA; from the coding sequence ATGATCGAGAGACCAAATGTGATGTCAAATATAACCCTGAAGCTCAACGGGATGGAGGTGGTGGCCGAGTCCGGCTTGACCGTACTGGAGGTGGCTCGCCGCGCCGGGGTCACCATTCCCACCCTCTGTCACGTTGCGGATCATACCGCCGATCAGCCGTGCGGTATCTGCGCGGTGGAAATTGCCGAGCCTGAGCGCTTCAAGCTGCAAACTCTGGCTGGCAGCGAGCTTTTTCCCGCCTGCGTCACCGTGGCCCAAGAGGGGATGGAGATTCAGAGCGAGTCCAAAGCGGTGACCGGCCATCGCCAGAGTCGCCTGGCCGTGCTTTCCCAGACCCATTTCGGCGATTGCAAGGCCCCCTGCAATCTCACCTGCCCGGGCCAGATCAACGTTCAGGGTTACATCGCCCACATCGCCAAAGGCGAGTATGAGGAGGCCTTGCGGGTGATCATGGAGCGCAACCCGCTGCCCTTCTCCGTGGGCCGGGTCTGCCCCCGCTTCTGTGAAACCCGTTGCCGTCGCATCTTGGTCGATGAATCTTTGTCCATCAACCATCTCAAACGGTTTGTCGCCGACTGGTGCCGAGCCCACGAGATTGAACTCAATATCCCCAAGGAGCCGCCAACCGGCAAGCGGGTGGCGGTAATCGGCGGCGGTCCCGCCGGTCTGACCACCGCTTATTATTTGACCCGGAAGGGGCATGAGGTTACCGTTTTTGAAGCCGCTCCCCGCCTGGGCGGCGCCCTGCGCTATGGTTTTCCCGAATACAAGATTCCCAAAGACGTCCTTGATTACGAGCTTGATTCCATCCTCAAGATGGGCATGTCCATTCGCCTTAACCAGCGCTGGGGCAAGGATTTCACCCTGCAGGATCTGCGCGACCAGGGCTTTGACGCCACCTTCATCGGCATCGGTGCCACTGTGGATCAGCCCCTTGATATTCCCTGCGAGGGGTTCGAGCATGTCTACACTGCGCTGCAGTTTCTCCGCCTGGTCAACGAGGGTAAAAAGCTCGATCTTGGTCGACGGGCGGCGGTAATCGGCGGCAACAACATCGCCATGGAAGTGGCCCGTTCCCTGTTGCGGCTGGGAGTGGAAGAGGTGACGGTGGTGTATCCCCGGGCCCAGATCGAAATGCCGGCCCACCAGCGCAACATCCAGGAGGCGGAGCAGGAGGGGGTCCAGTTTTTGCTCATGGCTTCGCCCCTTGATCTTTGCTCTCCCCCCGACGCCGACGCCCGGCTCAAGCTGAACCTGATCAGGATGAAGCTTGGCGAGGCGGACAGTCGCGGTCGCCGGGAAGTAATTCCGATTCCCGAGGCCACCACCACCTTATCGGTGGACACGGTGGTGGGTTCCCTGGACCAGTTTGCGGTGGCTGGCTCGATGCCGGGCGGTGAGCTGGAAGCCTCCCTGGAAGTTAACGCCAAGGGGATGATCGTCTCCAGTCCCCGTAATTTCCAGACCAATATCGACGGGGTCTTTGCCGGCGGCGATGCCATCAGCGGGGTCAAATCGGTGATCCAGGCGGTGGTCGGCGGACGGCGGGCGGCGGCGAACATCCATGCCCAGATCATGGGGGTGGAGAAAGAGGCCGCAGACAGCCGCTTCAACTTCACCCGCGGCCGGGGTTTTGACGATGTCAGCTCGAAAAATTTCGAAGGGCTTGAAACCCGGTTGCGGGAAAAGATGCCCCAGCGGCCGCATGAGGTCTGCCGGCAGGATTTTGATGAGGTCAAGCTCGGTTTCACCGATAAAATGGCCCGCCGCGAGGCGGACCGCTGCCTCTCCTGTGGTTGTACCGCCTTTGACCGCTGCCGGCTCAAGGAACTCGACATCGATTACAATGTTAACCTCAGCAAGACCGGTATGGGCACCGTGCCGGTCTACCCCATCGATACCTCCCATCGGGCCATCGATATCGACCCCAACAAGTGCATCTACTGCCAGCGCTGTATCAATTCCTGCGAGTACGATGCCCTGGAGTTGAGCGCAACCTCGCTGGATGAGGAAGGCCGCCCGGAAGGGCTGGTGCTGCGCTTCAAGGATAATTGTGTCTCCTGTGGCAAGTGTGTCGATAACTGCTCAACCGGGGCCTTGAACAAGAAACAGCGCCTGGTGCCGATCCAGAATGAGCCGGTCCAGGAGGTGAAAACCACCTGCCCCTACTGCGGCACCGGCTGCCAGTTGATCCTCAAGGTCAAGGGCCAGACCGTGATGGAGGCCACCGCCGACCCGGAAACCGCCCCCAACTACGGTGATCTCTGCGTCAAGGGCCGCTTTGGCCACAACTTCATCCATCATCCCGACCGCCTCAAACGGCCGCTGGTTCGTCGCCGGCCCGGCGGCCCCCTGGAGCCGGCCAGTTGGGATGAAGCCCTGGATCTGGTGGCCGTTAACTTTGCCCGGATCAGGGCGGAAAAGGGGGCCGATTCCCTGGCCGGTCTCTCCTCAGCCCGTTGTACGGTGGAGGAAAATTACGCCTTTCAAAAATTCTTTCGCGCGGTGATCGGCACCAACAACGTCGATCACTGCGCCCGCTACTGACACAGCCCTACGGTTGCAGGTCTTGCAGCCACGCTGGGTTCCGGGGCAATGAGTAACGACATTGCCGGGATTGAAGATAATGAAGCGCTGCTGGTGATCGGCTCCAACACCAGCGAGGCCCATCCGGTGATCGCCTTGCGGATGATGCGGGCGGTGAAGAAGGGGGCCAAGCTGCTGGTGGCCGATCCCCGGGCCATTGAATTGACCAAAAGCGCCCGGGTCTGGCTGCGGCAGCGGCCCGGCACCGACGCGGCGCTGCTTAACGCCATGTGCCATGTCATCATCCGTGATGATCTGCACGATAAGCAATTTATCGCCGAGCGCACGGAAAACTTCGAGCAGCTGCGCCAGGCCGTTGCTAACTGCACCCCCCAGTGGGGGGAGAAGATCACCGGGATCCCGGCGGCGGATATCGAAGAAGCGGCCCGGATTTTTGCCCGCGCCGAGCGGGCCGGGATTTTTTACTGTATGGGGATCACCCAGCACACCTCCGGCACCGACAACGTCCGCGCTTTGGCCAACCTGGCCCTGCTGACCGGCAACCTGGGTAAACCCGGCGCCGGCCTCAACCCCCTGCGGGGCCAGAACAACGTCCAGGGTTCCTGCGACGCCGGCTGTGTACCGAGCCTCCTGCCCGGTTACCGCTCGGTGGCCGATCTAGATGCCCGGCGGCATTTTGAAGAAATCTGGGGCACGCCGGTGCCGGACGCGCCGGGGATGACCGCCACCGAGACCATGCCCGCCATCCTGGAGGGCCGGGTCAGCGGCATGTGGATCATGGGCGAAAACCCGGTGATCAGCGACCCCAACAGCGGCCATGTGGAAGAGGCTTTGAAAAAGCTCGATTTCCTGGTGGTCCAGGATATTTTCATGACCGCCACCGCCGAGTTGGCCGACGTGGTCCTACCCGCCGCCTGCTTTGCCGAAAAGGATGGTACCTTCACCAACACCGAGCGGCGGGTGCAACGGGTGCGGCGCGCCGTCGCCCCGCCGGGCCGGGCCATGGATGATCTTTCCATCATCAATATGGTCTCGGCCCGGATGATCGGGACCAAGTCGGAAACGGCCGGTCGCCCGGACCGGGAATTTACCCTGCCCAATGGCGGCCGCTACAAGGTTTTCGCCCCCGAGCCCCAGGAGGTCTTTGCCGAGATGAGCCGTTCCTGGCCGCACCTGGCCGGGGTTTCACACCAGCGGTTGGATAATGAGGGCGGCTTGCAGTGGCCCTGCCCCGACCCGGAGCACCCCGGCACCCCGTACCTTTTTGAGGGCGCTTTTCCCATCGGCAAGGCCAAGTTCAGCGCCGTGGGCTGGAGTGGCCCCAGGGAGTGCGCCGACGCCGACTATCCGCTGCTGTTGACCACCGGCCGCCTGCTCTATCAGTACCATACCGGCACCATGACCAGGCGCTCCCGGGAACTGGAGGAATCGGCCCCGGCCCCCTTCGTCGAACTCCA